One Lentibacillus cibarius DNA window includes the following coding sequences:
- the rplA gene encoding 50S ribosomal protein L1 — translation MAKRSRKYQEVAELVDRSKAYNAEEAVALLKETAKANFDETVEAAFRLGVDPRKADQQIRGAMVLPHGTGKTQRVLVFAKGEKATEAENAGADYVGEQDLISRINQGWFDFDVVVATPDMMAEVGKLGRVLGPKGLMPNPKTGTVTFEIEKAVNEIKAGKVEYRVDKSANIHVPFGKISFDNDKLVENFEAIADTLAKAKPQASKGIYMRNASVTSTMGPGIRVDVAPYR, via the coding sequence ATGGCAAAAAGAAGTAGAAAGTATCAAGAAGTTGCTGAACTTGTTGATCGTTCAAAAGCATATAACGCAGAAGAAGCTGTTGCATTGCTGAAAGAAACAGCGAAAGCAAATTTTGATGAAACGGTGGAAGCTGCGTTCCGTTTAGGTGTAGACCCTAGAAAAGCCGACCAACAAATCCGTGGCGCTATGGTACTTCCGCATGGAACTGGGAAAACCCAACGCGTATTGGTATTCGCTAAAGGTGAGAAAGCGACTGAAGCTGAGAATGCCGGTGCTGATTACGTTGGTGAGCAAGACTTAATCAGTAGAATTAACCAAGGTTGGTTCGACTTTGATGTAGTTGTCGCTACACCTGATATGATGGCAGAAGTCGGTAAACTTGGACGGGTTCTAGGACCAAAAGGGCTTATGCCAAACCCTAAGACAGGTACAGTCACATTTGAAATCGAAAAAGCAGTTAATGAAATCAAAGCTGGTAAAGTTGAGTACCGCGTTGATAAATCTGCAAACATCCACGTTCCATTTGGAAAGATTTCATTTGATAATGACAAATTGGTTGAGAACTTCGAGGCTATAGCTGATACACTTGCAAAAGCAAAGCCACAGGCATCAAAAGGTATATATATGCGTAACGCTTCCGTCACATCCACGATGGGACCTGGAATCAGAGTCGACGTTGCACCATACCGCTAA
- a CDS encoding ribosomal L7Ae/L30e/S12e/Gadd45 family protein, with product MSYEKVTRFQKNLVIGTKQTLKAIRNGAASEVFIADDADWEVTQKVEKLAEELEVPYRRVDSKKRLGSACGIDVDASAVAVKQ from the coding sequence ATGTCTTATGAAAAAGTAACCCGGTTCCAGAAAAACCTGGTGATCGGAACGAAACAAACACTTAAGGCAATTAGAAATGGTGCTGCAAGTGAAGTGTTTATTGCTGATGATGCTGATTGGGAAGTCACACAGAAGGTAGAAAAACTGGCTGAAGAGCTAGAAGTTCCGTACCGTCGTGTCGATTCGAAAAAAAGACTAGGTTCCGCATGCGGAATTGACGTAGATGCATCAGCTGTGGCAGTAAAACAATAG
- the secE gene encoding preprotein translocase subunit SecE: MMKFFKNVSREMKKVSWPKGRELTSYTITVISTVAFVAVFFAIVDMGISQFLNLLF, from the coding sequence ATCATGAAGTTTTTTAAGAATGTTTCCAGAGAAATGAAAAAAGTAAGCTGGCCAAAGGGTCGTGAATTGACAAGTTATACAATTACGGTTATATCAACCGTTGCCTTTGTGGCTGTATTCTTCGCAATTGTTGACATGGGTATTTCGCAATTTTTGAATTTATTATTTTAA
- the rplK gene encoding 50S ribosomal protein L11, translating to MAKKVIKLVKLQIEAGKANPAPPVGPALGQAGVNIMGFCKEFNARTQDQAGMIIPVEITVFEDRSFTFITKTPPAAVLLKKAAGIESGSGEPNRNQVASVKRDQVKEIAETKMPDLNAADFEAAIRMVEGTARSMGIAIED from the coding sequence GTGGCTAAAAAAGTAATCAAATTAGTGAAACTGCAAATCGAGGCCGGCAAGGCAAACCCAGCACCACCGGTAGGACCGGCGTTGGGACAGGCCGGAGTAAATATCATGGGATTCTGTAAGGAATTCAACGCGCGTACACAAGACCAGGCCGGTATGATTATCCCGGTAGAAATCACTGTTTTTGAGGACCGTTCGTTTACATTTATTACGAAAACCCCACCTGCAGCTGTATTGCTTAAAAAAGCAGCTGGGATTGAATCCGGATCAGGTGAACCGAACCGTAATCAAGTTGCTTCGGTCAAGCGCGACCAAGTGAAAGAAATTGCAGAAACAAAAATGCCTGATTTGAATGCGGCTGACTTTGAAGCTGCTATCCGTATGGTTGAAGGAACCGCACGTAGTATGGGCATTGCAATTGAAGATTAA
- a CDS encoding class I SAM-dependent methyltransferase, which yields MADHYFSHNPQSKSSPKKWNYLLRGKNYTFISDHGVFSRNEVDYGSKLLLEHFEEPDIAGDFLDLGCGYGPIGIAVADSFRDRHVVMSDVNERAITLARKNAACNHMENVEIVLSDRLGNLSNRQFASILTNPPIRAGKKVVHQMFEDSRNALLQNGRLWVVIQKKQGAPSAMQRLEDLFEDVKVATRSKGYYVLVATNG from the coding sequence ATGGCTGATCATTACTTTTCCCACAATCCTCAATCCAAAAGTTCACCGAAGAAATGGAATTACCTATTACGAGGCAAGAATTACACGTTTATAAGCGACCACGGCGTTTTTTCAAGAAATGAAGTTGATTATGGTTCGAAATTATTGCTGGAACATTTTGAAGAGCCGGATATTGCGGGTGATTTTCTCGACTTGGGATGCGGGTATGGCCCAATCGGTATCGCGGTTGCCGACAGCTTTCGAGACAGACATGTTGTTATGTCAGATGTCAACGAACGGGCTATCACACTTGCGAGAAAAAACGCAGCCTGTAACCATATGGAAAACGTAGAAATTGTACTGAGTGATCGACTTGGCAATTTATCTAATCGGCAATTTGCTTCCATTCTGACAAACCCACCGATTCGTGCGGGTAAAAAGGTAGTCCATCAAATGTTTGAAGATAGCAGGAATGCCCTGTTACAGAACGGCAGGCTCTGGGTGGTCATCCAAAAAAAACAAGGCGCTCCATCCGCAATGCAAAGGCTTGAGGACCTTTTTGAGGATGTGAAAGTGGCTACCCGTAGTAAAGGGTATTACGTACTGGTCGCCACAAATGGTTGA
- the rpoC gene encoding DNA-directed RNA polymerase subunit beta', with protein sequence MLDVNNFEYMKIGLASSEKIRSWSYGEVKKPETINYRTLKPEKDGLFCERIFGPQKDWECHCGKYKRVRYKGVVCDRCGVEVTKAKVRRERMGHIELAAPVSHIWYFKGIPSRMGLVLDMSPRALEEVIYFAAYIVTEPGDTPLEKKQLLSEKEYRAYYDKYGASFKAQIGAEAIRKLLEDIDLDKEAETLKEELKTAQGQRRTRAIKRLEVIESFRNSGNDASWMVLDVLPIIPPEIRPMVQLDGGRFATSDLNDLYRRVINRNNRLKRLLDLGAPSIIVQNEKRMLQESVDALIDNGRRGRPVTGPGNRPLKSLSHMLKGKQGRFRQNLLGKRVDYSGRSVIVVGPSLKMYQCGLPKEMALELFKPFIMKELVEKGYSHNIKSAKRKIERVHPEVWDVLEEVIKEHPVLLNRAPTLHRLGIQAFEPVLVEGRAIRLHPLVCTAYNADFDGDQMAVHVPLSAEAQAEARVLMLAAQNILNPKDGKPVVTPSQDMVLGNYYLTLERAGAVGEGSRFKDTDEALLAYQNGYVHLHSRIAIKASSLNKKSFTAEQQEQMLLTTVGKLIFNEILPESFPFINEPTKHNLEIETPEKYFVEQGTDIVEEIKSRDLISPFKKGILGDVIAEVFKRFKITETSRMLDRMKDLGFSYSTRAGMTVGVSDIVVLGEKEEILDEAQNNVDKVLKQFRRGLITDDERYDRVIAIWSKAKDDIQERLMESLDNRNPIFMMSDSGARGNASNFTQLAGMRGLMANPSGKIIELPIKSSFREGLTVLEYFISTHGARKGLADTALKTADSGYLTRRLVDVAQDVIIREDNCGTDRGLTVAALKDGTEVIEPLIDRLVGRTAFENVRHPETGEILVEKNEVMTEDQAKQVTEAGIEEVIIRSVFTCNTKHGVCKKCYGRNLATGNEVEVGEAVGIIAAQSIGEPGTQLTMRTFHTGGVAGDDITQGLPRIQELFEARNPKGQAVISEVYGTVEEIKEGKDKQEIVVQGEVEQRTYPVPYNARMKVTAGDEVIAGQELTEGSVDPKELLKVQGFEGVQQYLLREVQKVYRMQGVEIGDKHVEVMVRQMMRKIRVVDSGDTSELPGSLLEIHQFKEANRTALQEGAQPAIGKPVLLGITKASLETDSFLSAASFQETTRVLTDAAIKGKRDELLGLKENVIIGKLVPAGTGINRYRNLEAETDDPEENIEENEETETVR encoded by the coding sequence TTGCTGGATGTAAATAATTTTGAGTATATGAAAATAGGGTTGGCTTCATCGGAAAAAATTCGCTCATGGTCATACGGTGAAGTGAAAAAACCAGAGACAATCAATTATCGCACACTAAAGCCGGAAAAAGACGGGTTATTTTGCGAACGAATTTTTGGACCGCAAAAAGATTGGGAATGCCATTGCGGTAAATATAAACGTGTGCGCTATAAAGGGGTTGTGTGTGATCGATGCGGTGTGGAAGTCACCAAAGCCAAGGTGCGCCGCGAACGTATGGGTCATATTGAATTGGCTGCCCCCGTTTCTCATATTTGGTATTTTAAAGGAATCCCTAGCCGCATGGGACTTGTATTAGACATGTCTCCCCGTGCGCTGGAAGAAGTCATTTACTTTGCTGCATACATTGTTACAGAACCGGGCGACACCCCTTTAGAGAAGAAACAACTATTATCTGAAAAGGAATATCGAGCTTATTATGATAAGTATGGTGCCTCGTTCAAAGCGCAAATAGGGGCAGAGGCCATTCGTAAACTCCTAGAGGATATTGACCTTGACAAAGAAGCTGAAACACTTAAAGAGGAATTGAAAACAGCGCAAGGGCAACGCAGAACCCGTGCAATCAAACGTCTGGAAGTAATTGAGTCATTCCGCAATTCTGGTAATGACGCATCGTGGATGGTCCTTGATGTGTTACCAATCATCCCGCCGGAAATCCGCCCAATGGTTCAACTTGATGGCGGACGTTTCGCAACATCGGATTTAAACGATTTGTATCGTCGGGTCATCAACCGTAATAACCGGCTGAAGCGATTGCTTGACCTTGGTGCTCCGAGCATCATTGTACAGAACGAAAAGCGCATGCTACAGGAGTCGGTTGATGCATTGATTGACAATGGACGCCGTGGACGCCCTGTTACAGGTCCTGGGAATCGTCCGCTAAAGTCTCTTTCCCATATGCTAAAAGGAAAGCAAGGGCGATTTCGCCAAAACTTGCTCGGCAAACGTGTAGACTATTCGGGTCGTTCTGTCATTGTTGTAGGTCCTAGTTTGAAAATGTATCAATGCGGCCTGCCGAAAGAAATGGCACTGGAACTGTTTAAGCCATTTATCATGAAGGAATTGGTTGAAAAAGGCTATTCGCATAACATTAAATCGGCAAAACGCAAGATTGAACGAGTGCATCCGGAAGTATGGGATGTATTGGAAGAAGTCATTAAAGAACACCCGGTACTATTGAACCGTGCACCAACATTGCACCGTCTCGGTATCCAAGCATTTGAACCTGTATTAGTGGAAGGTCGGGCTATTCGCCTGCACCCGCTAGTCTGTACGGCTTATAATGCTGACTTTGACGGAGATCAGATGGCTGTACACGTGCCGCTTTCTGCTGAGGCGCAAGCAGAGGCACGCGTTCTGATGCTTGCTGCGCAGAACATCCTGAACCCGAAAGACGGTAAACCAGTTGTTACGCCATCACAGGATATGGTTTTAGGTAACTATTATTTAACACTTGAACGTGCAGGTGCGGTTGGAGAAGGAAGCCGATTTAAAGATACGGACGAAGCGCTGCTAGCCTACCAAAATGGTTATGTTCACTTACATTCAAGAATTGCAATTAAAGCATCTAGCCTGAACAAAAAATCATTTACTGCAGAACAGCAAGAACAGATGCTATTGACGACCGTTGGTAAACTTATATTCAATGAAATATTGCCAGAGTCCTTCCCGTTCATTAACGAACCGACTAAACACAACTTAGAAATCGAGACGCCGGAAAAATACTTTGTTGAACAGGGAACTGACATAGTGGAGGAAATTAAGAGCCGTGATCTCATATCGCCGTTCAAAAAAGGTATATTAGGCGATGTTATTGCGGAAGTATTTAAAAGGTTTAAGATTACAGAAACATCCAGAATGCTTGACCGTATGAAGGATCTTGGTTTCAGTTACTCAACTAGGGCAGGTATGACAGTCGGTGTATCTGATATTGTTGTACTTGGCGAAAAAGAAGAGATTCTTGATGAGGCACAGAATAATGTTGATAAGGTACTTAAGCAATTTAGACGTGGTCTAATCACGGATGATGAACGATATGATCGTGTTATTGCAATTTGGTCAAAAGCGAAGGACGACATCCAGGAAAGGCTGATGGAATCACTTGATAACCGTAACCCAATCTTTATGATGAGTGATTCAGGAGCCAGGGGTAATGCGTCCAACTTCACACAGCTTGCAGGTATGCGTGGTCTTATGGCCAACCCATCAGGGAAGATCATTGAATTACCGATTAAATCCAGCTTCCGTGAAGGTCTGACAGTACTGGAATACTTTATTTCAACACACGGTGCTCGTAAAGGTTTGGCTGATACGGCGTTAAAAACAGCTGACTCTGGATATTTAACACGACGCCTTGTGGACGTGGCGCAGGATGTCATTATACGTGAAGATAACTGTGGAACGGACCGCGGTCTAACAGTTGCTGCACTGAAAGACGGAACCGAGGTGATCGAGCCACTTATTGACCGTCTGGTTGGACGTACGGCATTTGAAAATGTGCGCCACCCGGAAACAGGTGAGATCTTAGTTGAGAAAAATGAGGTAATGACGGAAGATCAGGCCAAGCAAGTAACTGAAGCTGGCATTGAAGAAGTTATTATCCGTTCGGTATTCACGTGCAATACAAAACATGGTGTCTGCAAGAAATGTTATGGACGCAACCTCGCCACGGGTAATGAAGTAGAAGTTGGCGAAGCAGTTGGTATTATTGCTGCACAATCCATTGGTGAACCTGGTACACAGTTAACCATGCGTACATTCCACACAGGTGGTGTAGCGGGAGATGACATCACACAGGGTCTGCCGCGTATCCAGGAGCTGTTTGAAGCGCGTAATCCGAAAGGGCAGGCAGTCATCAGTGAGGTCTATGGTACTGTTGAGGAAATCAAAGAAGGAAAAGACAAACAGGAAATTGTTGTCCAGGGTGAAGTGGAACAGCGCACATATCCGGTTCCGTATAATGCTCGTATGAAGGTTACCGCCGGTGATGAAGTGATTGCTGGACAAGAACTCACAGAAGGTTCAGTCGATCCGAAAGAGCTGCTAAAAGTGCAAGGTTTCGAAGGCGTGCAGCAGTATCTATTGCGTGAAGTGCAAAAAGTATATCGCATGCAAGGTGTCGAAATTGGTGACAAACACGTAGAAGTAATGGTTCGTCAGATGATGCGTAAGATCCGTGTTGTTGACTCTGGTGACACAAGTGAACTCCCAGGATCATTACTGGAGATTCACCAGTTCAAAGAGGCAAACCGTACAGCACTGCAGGAAGGTGCACAACCAGCTATTGGTAAACCGGTTCTGCTCGGAATTACGAAGGCATCCTTAGAGACAGACTCCTTCTTATCAGCTGCATCCTTCCAGGAAACAACACGTGTACTGACTGATGCCGCCATAAAAGGTAAGCGTGACGAGTTGTTGGGTCTAAAAGAAAATGTCATCATTGGTAAACTGGTTCCTGCGGGTACTGGTATTAACCGTTACCGCAATTTGGAAGCAGAAACAGATGACCCAGAAGAAAATATAGAAGAAAACGAAGAGACAGAAACAGTACGATAA
- the rplJ gene encoding 50S ribosomal protein L10, with translation MSNSNIIEQKKQVVQEIADKFRDSQSTLLVDYRGLDVAEVTELRKQLREANVDFKVYKNSMARRAADAVELSELNDTFVGPTAIAFSNDDVVAPAKILNNFAKEHEALEIKGGVIEGEIASIEQIQELAELPNYDGMVSMLLSVLQAPVRNFAYAAKAIADQREEQGA, from the coding sequence ATGTCTAATAGCAATATTATCGAGCAAAAGAAACAGGTTGTGCAGGAAATTGCCGACAAATTTCGTGACAGCCAGTCTACTTTACTAGTGGATTACCGTGGCCTTGATGTTGCTGAGGTAACGGAATTGCGTAAACAGCTGCGTGAAGCAAATGTTGACTTTAAAGTATATAAAAACTCAATGGCACGCCGTGCGGCTGATGCTGTGGAATTGAGTGAGCTGAACGATACGTTTGTTGGACCGACGGCGATTGCATTCAGTAATGATGATGTAGTTGCCCCTGCCAAGATTCTAAATAACTTTGCCAAAGAGCATGAGGCTTTAGAAATCAAAGGTGGCGTCATCGAGGGTGAAATTGCATCCATCGAACAAATTCAAGAGCTTGCAGAACTGCCAAACTACGACGGTATGGTATCCATGCTGCTTAGTGTACTTCAGGCACCGGTACGCAACTTTGCTTATGCAGCAAAAGCTATCGCGGATCAAAGAGAAGAGCAAGGTGCGTAA
- the nusG gene encoding transcription termination/antitermination protein NusG: MEKNWYVVHTYSGYENKVKTNLQKRVETMGMEDKIFRVVVPEDEETEIKNGKKKVVKKKVFPGYVLTEMVMTDDSWYVVRNTPGVTGFVGSSGHGTKPTPILPDEVETLLKRMGMKETTPQVDFEIKENVHITDGPFTDFTGTIEHIDTDKQKVRVHVNMFGRETPVELDFTQIEKLQ, from the coding sequence ATGGAAAAAAACTGGTATGTTGTCCACACCTATTCCGGTTATGAGAATAAGGTGAAAACGAATTTGCAAAAACGTGTGGAAACAATGGGCATGGAGGATAAAATCTTTCGTGTGGTTGTACCCGAGGATGAAGAAACAGAAATAAAAAATGGGAAGAAAAAGGTAGTCAAAAAGAAGGTTTTCCCAGGATACGTCTTAACGGAAATGGTTATGACCGACGATTCCTGGTATGTTGTCCGGAACACTCCTGGTGTGACCGGCTTTGTTGGTTCCAGTGGCCACGGAACAAAACCGACACCGATTCTGCCCGATGAGGTAGAAACGCTACTGAAGCGCATGGGTATGAAAGAGACCACTCCGCAGGTAGACTTTGAAATCAAGGAGAATGTTCACATTACTGATGGCCCTTTCACTGATTTCACAGGCACTATTGAACATATTGATACCGACAAACAGAAGGTAAGAGTCCATGTGAACATGTTCGGGCGTGAAACCCCGGTTGAATTGGACTTCACCCAGATTGAAAAGTTGCAGTGA
- the rplL gene encoding 50S ribosomal protein L7/L12: MDNQQIIDAIKEMSVLELNDLVKAIEEEFGVTAAAPVAVAGGDGGGEAAEEQTEFNVELTDAGDSKIKVVKAVREITGLGLKDAKDLVDNAPKAVKEGASKEEAEEIKSQLEETGATIELK; encoded by the coding sequence ATGGATAATCAGCAAATTATTGATGCGATTAAAGAAATGTCTGTTTTAGAATTAAACGATCTTGTTAAAGCAATTGAGGAAGAATTCGGCGTAACGGCTGCAGCACCGGTTGCTGTTGCAGGCGGAGATGGCGGCGGAGAAGCTGCTGAAGAACAAACAGAATTCAATGTAGAATTGACCGACGCCGGCGATTCAAAAATCAAAGTTGTTAAAGCAGTCCGTGAAATTACCGGACTTGGTCTTAAAGATGCAAAAGATCTTGTAGACAATGCTCCTAAAGCTGTTAAAGAAGGTGCTTCTAAAGAAGAAGCCGAAGAAATTAAGAGCCAGCTTGAAGAAACAGGTGCAACAATAGAACTTAAGTAA
- the rpoB gene encoding DNA-directed RNA polymerase subunit beta gives MTGQLVQYGRHRQRRSYARISEVLELPNLIEIQTASYQWFLEEGIREMFQDISPIEDFAGNLSLEFVDYSLGEPKYPVDESKERDVTYNAPLRVKVRLINNETGEVKEQEVFMGDFPLMTDTGTFIINGAERVIVSQLVRSPSVYYSEKYDKNGKRGAAATVIPNRGAWLEFETDAKDVVYVRIDRTRKLPITVLLRALGFGTDQEIIDLIGDNEYLKNTLEKDNTETTEKALLEIYERLRPGEPPTVENARSLLVSRFFDPKRYDLAHVGRYKVNKKLDIKNRLFNQVLAQPIVDPETGEVIAQKGDKLERRLLDKITPYLENVEHMTGEKIVEPNEGVLDDSIRLQSIKIVDPTDPDGERQLEVIGNANVDDSTKHITPADILSAISYFFNLLHRVGGTDDIDHLGNRRLRSVGELLQNQFRIGLSRMERVVRERMSIQDTSSITPQQLINIRPVIASIKEFFGSSQLSQFMDQTNPLGELTHKRRLSALGPGGLTRERAGFEVRDVHYSHYGRMCPIETPEGPNIGLINSLSSYAKVNQFGFIETPYRRVDQETGQVTNETDYLTADEEDNYIVAQANARLNDDGTFTEDEVIARFRGENTVVPREKIDYMDVSPKQVVSAATACVPFLENDDSNRALMGANMQRQAVPLMEPEAPIVGTGMEYVSGKDSGAAIICRNEGIVEHVEAKEVRVRRISEVDGKEVKGDLDVYRMQKYIRSNQGTCYNQRPIVSKGDRVTKGEILADGPSMENGELALGRNALVGFMTWEGYNYEDAVIMSERLVKDDVYTSIHIEEYESEARDTKLGPEEITRDIPNVGEDALKDLNEDGIIRVGAEVSDGDILVGKVTPKGVTELSAEERLLHAIFGEKAREVRDTSLRVPHGAGGIVLDVKIFNREDGDELSPGVNHLVRVYIVQKRKISEGDKMAGRHGNKGVISKILPEEDMPYLPDGTPLDIMLNPLGVPSRMNIGQVFELHLGMAARQLGLHMATPVFDGATEEDVWETMEEAGLPKDAKTILYDGRTGEPLDNRISVGVMYMIKLAHMVDDKLHARSTGPYSLVTQQPLGGKAQFGGQRFGEMEVWALEAYGAAYTLQEILTVKSDDVVGRVKAYESIVKGDNVSEPGVPESFKVLIKELQSLGMDVKMLSSDESEIEMRELEEEDSQAASKLNLETEEVDS, from the coding sequence TTGACAGGTCAACTAGTTCAGTATGGACGGCACCGCCAGCGTAGAAGTTATGCACGCATTAGCGAGGTGTTGGAGCTACCGAATCTAATCGAAATCCAAACCGCTTCCTATCAGTGGTTTTTGGAAGAAGGGATTCGGGAAATGTTTCAGGATATTTCTCCGATAGAGGACTTTGCGGGTAATTTATCACTTGAATTTGTCGATTACAGTCTCGGAGAACCGAAGTATCCTGTGGACGAATCAAAAGAACGGGATGTCACATATAATGCTCCGCTTCGTGTCAAAGTCCGGCTAATCAATAATGAGACCGGTGAAGTGAAAGAACAGGAAGTGTTTATGGGTGACTTTCCGTTGATGACAGATACCGGTACATTTATCATTAATGGAGCTGAACGTGTTATCGTCTCCCAGCTTGTCCGGTCACCGAGTGTCTATTATAGTGAAAAGTATGATAAAAATGGCAAACGTGGTGCGGCTGCGACCGTTATTCCAAATCGAGGAGCATGGCTTGAGTTTGAAACAGATGCTAAAGATGTCGTTTATGTAAGGATAGACCGTACGCGTAAACTACCGATTACGGTGCTTTTGCGTGCGCTAGGCTTTGGTACGGACCAGGAAATTATTGACCTTATTGGTGATAATGAATACCTCAAAAATACGTTGGAAAAAGACAATACGGAAACGACGGAAAAGGCCTTGCTTGAAATCTATGAACGCTTGCGTCCTGGAGAGCCGCCAACAGTTGAAAATGCCAGAAGCCTGCTTGTTTCGCGCTTTTTTGATCCGAAGCGATATGACCTGGCTCATGTTGGCCGCTATAAGGTCAATAAAAAATTGGACATTAAAAACCGTTTGTTCAATCAAGTATTGGCTCAGCCAATCGTCGATCCTGAAACCGGCGAAGTCATTGCACAAAAGGGAGATAAACTTGAACGGCGGTTGCTTGATAAAATCACACCTTATTTGGAAAATGTGGAACATATGACAGGTGAAAAAATCGTTGAACCAAATGAAGGAGTTCTTGACGATTCGATTCGCCTGCAATCGATTAAAATCGTTGACCCGACAGACCCTGATGGTGAACGCCAGTTGGAGGTTATCGGTAATGCGAATGTTGATGACAGCACGAAACATATTACACCGGCAGACATTTTATCAGCAATTAGTTACTTCTTTAACCTGTTGCATCGCGTCGGCGGTACAGATGATATTGACCATTTGGGTAATCGTCGTCTTCGTTCAGTTGGAGAGTTGCTGCAAAATCAGTTTCGGATTGGACTGTCACGGATGGAACGGGTTGTGCGTGAAAGGATGTCCATTCAAGATACATCAAGTATAACGCCGCAGCAGCTAATTAATATCCGGCCTGTCATTGCGTCTATCAAAGAGTTTTTCGGCAGCTCGCAGCTTTCACAGTTTATGGATCAGACAAACCCGTTAGGAGAATTGACTCACAAACGACGTCTGTCTGCTCTTGGTCCCGGCGGATTAACGCGTGAACGTGCCGGGTTCGAGGTACGTGACGTTCACTACTCCCATTACGGTCGTATGTGCCCGATTGAAACGCCGGAAGGACCGAACATCGGTCTGATCAACTCGTTATCCAGTTATGCGAAGGTTAATCAGTTTGGTTTCATTGAGACACCTTATCGTCGCGTTGATCAGGAAACAGGGCAAGTGACAAACGAAACGGACTACCTCACAGCAGATGAGGAAGATAACTATATTGTCGCACAAGCGAACGCCCGATTAAATGATGACGGAACCTTTACTGAAGATGAAGTTATTGCTCGTTTCCGAGGTGAGAACACGGTTGTTCCCCGTGAAAAAATTGATTATATGGACGTTTCACCAAAACAGGTTGTTTCAGCTGCAACAGCATGTGTACCCTTTCTGGAGAACGATGACTCTAACCGAGCTTTGATGGGTGCGAACATGCAGCGTCAAGCAGTACCACTGATGGAACCTGAAGCACCAATTGTAGGGACTGGAATGGAGTATGTTTCCGGCAAGGACTCTGGTGCCGCTATCATTTGCCGTAATGAAGGCATTGTTGAACATGTCGAGGCAAAAGAAGTACGTGTGCGTCGTATTTCGGAAGTCGATGGCAAGGAAGTGAAAGGCGACCTGGACGTTTACCGGATGCAGAAATATATTCGCTCTAACCAAGGAACATGCTACAATCAACGCCCTATTGTCAGTAAAGGTGATCGGGTGACGAAAGGTGAAATTCTTGCTGACGGCCCTTCGATGGAAAACGGCGAATTAGCACTGGGCCGAAATGCACTCGTTGGGTTCATGACATGGGAAGGCTATAACTATGAAGATGCGGTCATTATGAGTGAGCGACTTGTTAAAGACGATGTGTACACATCGATTCATATTGAAGAATATGAATCAGAAGCCCGTGACACAAAACTTGGACCGGAAGAAATAACTCGGGATATCCCGAACGTTGGCGAAGATGCACTAAAAGATCTTAATGAGGATGGGATCATCCGTGTAGGTGCAGAAGTTTCCGATGGGGACATTCTTGTTGGTAAAGTAACACCTAAAGGGGTAACCGAACTATCTGCGGAAGAACGTTTGCTACACGCCATTTTTGGTGAAAAGGCACGCGAGGTCCGCGACACATCATTACGTGTGCCGCACGGAGCAGGTGGTATTGTACTCGATGTAAAGATCTTTAACCGTGAAGATGGAGATGAGTTATCTCCAGGTGTCAACCACCTCGTTCGTGTGTATATCGTTCAAAAGCGGAAGATATCAGAAGGGGATAAGATGGCAGGACGACACGGCAACAAGGGTGTTATCTCAAAAATTCTGCCAGAGGAAGATATGCCGTATCTGCCAGATGGCACCCCGCTTGATATTATGCTGAATCCGCTTGGTGTTCCTTCGCGGATGAACATCGGACAGGTGTTCGAGCTGCATTTGGGAATGGCAGCACGACAGCTTGGTCTGCATATGGCTACACCGGTTTTTGACGGAGCAACCGAGGAAGATGTATGGGAAACGATGGAAGAGGCAGGATTACCGAAGGATGCGAAAACAATCCTTTACGATGGAAGAACGGGCGAGCCGCTTGACAACCGTATTTCAGTGGGTGTTATGTACATGATTAAACTGGCCCACATGGTTGATGACAAATTGCATGCCCGCTCCACTGGCCCATATTCCCTTGTTACCCAGCAGCCATTGGGCGGTAAGGCTCAATTCGGCGGTCAGCGCTTTGGCGAAATGGAAGTCTGGGCACTTGAGGCTTATGGTGCTGCTTACACATTACAAGAAATTCTAACGGTTAAATCTGACGATGTTGTTGGACGTGTTAAAGCATACGAATCAATCGTTAAAGGTGATAACGTAAGCGAACCAGGAGTGCCGGAATCTTTCAAAGTACTCATTAAGGAACTGCAAAGCCTCGGAATGGACGTGAAAATGCTATCCAGTGATGAGTCTGAAATCGAAATGCGCGAACTGGAAGAAGAGGATTCACAGGCAGCAAGCAAATTAAACCTGGAAACTGAAGAAGTAGACAGCTGA